The sequence GTTTAATCTTGCTAGTTTTCGAGTTTAATTCTACGGTAATAAGTATTGAAGTTACAAGAGATGAGACAGTAAGCATCCTTCTTTAAACACAAAAAAAGCGCCCTTAGGCGCTTTTTTTCATCAAACAATAACCTTATCTGGCAATGTTCTTCTTGATGGTTTCGACAACACGCAACTGAGCGATAGCCTGGGCTAGCTCAACTGCTGCAGCTGCATAATTGAAGTCTGCACCAGCTTCGGCCATAGCGGCTTCGGCGTGGCGTTTAGCTTCAACAGCTGCTTGCTCGTCAATTTCATCGGCACGCATAACGACGTCAGCCAATACTGAAACAGAAGAAGGTTGTACTTCCAGGATACCACCCGAAAGGTAGAACACCTCTTCTTTTCCGTCTTGCTTGACGATGCGCGCCATGCCAGGTTTGATATTAGTAAGCAGAGGTGCGTGACCAGGCATAATACCCAGGTCGCCTTCTCCACCGGTAACTTGTAGGTGTGCTACAAGACCAGAGTAGATGCTGCTTTCTGCACTTACAATATCAAGCTGTACTGTCATGGCTGCCATCAGTTCTCCTTAAACTAGTGCTGAACACCTAGTTATTTTTTGTTAGCTTTCTCAACGGCTTCGTCGATAGAACCAACCATGTAGAACGCTTGCTCAGGAAGGTGATCGAACTCACCCTCTAGAATGCCCTTAAAGCCACGGATTGTGTCTTTAAGAGAAACGTACTTACCTGGAGAACCGGTGAATACTTCAGCTACGAAGAAAGGCTGTGAAAGATATTTTTCAATCTTACGAGCACGAGCTACGGTAGTCTTATCTTCATCAGATAATTCATCCATACCTAGAATCGCAATAATATCTTTCAGCTCTTTATAGCGCTGAAGTACGGTTTGTACACCGTTAGCAATATCATAATGCTCTTGACCAACAACCAGAGGATCTAATTGACGTGAAGTCGAATCCAATGGGTCAACCGCTGGGTAAATACCCATAGAAGCGATATTACGTGACAATACAACAGTCGCATCTAAGTGAGCGAAGGTTGTTGCTGGTGACGGATCCGTTAAATCATCCGCAGGTACGTAAACGGCTTGAACAGAGGTAATTGACCCTGTCTTAGTCGATGTAATACGCTCCTGAAGTACACCCATCTCTTCAGCCAAAGTTGGCTGGTAACCTACCGCTGAAGGCATACGGCCTAGCAGTGCAGATACTTCAGTACCCGCTAAGGTGTAACGATAGATGTTATCAACGAAGAAAAGTACATCTTTACCTTCGTCACGGAACTTCTCAGCCATAGTCAGACCAGTAAGTGCCACACGTAGACGGTTTCCTGGAGGCTCGTTCATCTGACCATATACCATGGCCACTTTATCGAGAACGCCAGAATCTTCCATCTCGTAGTAGAAATCGTTACCCTCACGAGTACGCTCACCTACACCAGCAAATACAGATAAACCTGAGTGTGCTTTAGCGATGTTGTTAATAAGTTCCATCATGTTGACGGTCTTACCAACACCAGCACCACCAAACAGACCAACTTTACCACCCTTAGCAAACGGACAGATAAGGTCAATAACCTTGATGCCAGTCTCTAAAAGTTCAGTTGTGCTTGATTGATCTTCATATGAAGGAGCGTCACGGTGGATCACATAGCGATCTTCTTCACCGATAGCACCCGCTTCATCAATAGGCTCGCCCAATACGTTCATGATACGGCCTAGAGTCGCAGACCCAACCGGAACAGAAATTGGTGAACCTGTGTTTGTCACCTCAAGACCACGACGCAGACCATCTGAAGAACCCATGGCGATAGTACGAACTACACCGCCACCGATTTGCTGCTGGACTTCCAGCACCAAGCCTTCACTTTTGATCTCTAGAGCGTCATATATCTGAGGTACGGCATCTTGTGGAAACTCAACGTCCACAACCGCGCCAATAACTTGGACAACAGTACCTGTGCTCATGATAAATCCTCTAAAACTTGTATTTGTTACCTTGCCTAAACGGCAGCGGCACCTGAAACAATTTCCGACAGTTCCTGCGTAATCGCAGCCTGACGGGCCTTGTTATAGACCAACTCCAAGTCAGTGATAAGATCACCGGCATTGTCTGTTGCAGCTTTCATGGCGACCATACGAGCCGCCTGCTCAGATGCAATATTCTCGACAACACCTTGGTAAACTTGAGACTCCACATAACGTACCAGTAAGGTATCCAAAAGCTCTTTTGGATCTGGCTCGTATAAGTAGTCCCAATGATGAGACTTCTCATCATCTTCTGACTTAGGCAAAGGTAGCAGCTGCTCGATCACAGGCGTCTGACTCATAGTATTCACAAACTTGTTGAATACCACGTACAGACGATCCAGCTTGCCTTCGTTGTATGCTTCTAGCATGACACGTACTGTTCCGATCAGATCTTTCAACGACGGAGCGTCGCCTAAACCCGATGCAGAAGCAGATACTTTTCCGCCAAAGCTATTGAAGAATTGTATGCTACGTGCACCAATGGGACAGAATTCAACTTCTGCTCCGGCTGCACCTTGCTTCTTCACGTCTGCGACAACCTTCTTAAAAAGATTGACGTTCAGACCACCACAAAGACCACGGTCGGTTGACACAACTATGTAACCAACACGCTTAGCCTCTCTCACTTCCAAATATGGATGCTTATATTCGAGAGAACCTTGCGCCACGTGACCGATAACCTTACGCATATTTTCTGCATATGGACGACTCGCTGCCATGCGATCTTGTGCTTTACGCATTTTGCTCGCGGCAACCATCTCCATTGCAGACGTGATCTTCTGAGTATTTTGAACACTCGCGATCTTGGTTTTAATCTCTTTAGCGTTAGCCATCTTTGCTCTCCAATCTGGACCTGAGGTGCCTTACGACACCTCTTCGATTTACCAGGTTTGGGTTTCGACGAACTTATCGAGGCCAGCCTTCAACTCACCTTCGATGTCAGCGTTATAATCGCCAGTATCGTTGATGGTCTTCATAAGGTCAGCATGCTCGCTGTTCATGTATGAGAGCAGAGATGCTTCGAAATCACCGATCTTATTCAGCTCAACGCTCTGTAGGTAACCTTTTTCAGCTGAGAAAATAGACACAGACTGATCGGCAACGCTCATAGGTGCGTATTGCTTTTGCTTCATTAGTTCGGTAACACGCTCACCATGCTCAAGCTGAGCACGAGTTGCATCATCTAAGTCAGATGCAAATTGTGAGAACGCTGCAAGCTCTCGATACTGTGCTAGTGCGCTACGAATACCGCCAGACAGTTTCTTGATGATCTTAGTCTGAGCCGCACCACCAACACGAGAAACCGAAATACCTGGGTTAACAGCAGGACGTAGTCCAGAGTTAAACAGGTCAGTTTCAAGGAAGATCTGACCATCGGTAATCGAAATTACGTTAGTCGGTACGAATGCAGATACATCACCCGCTTGAGTTTCAATAATCGGTAGAGCAGTCAAAGAACCAGTCTGGCCTTTAACTTCACCTTTAGTGAACTTCTCAACATACTCAGCGTTAACACGTGAAGCACGTTCTAACAGACGAGAGTGAAGATAGAATACATCACCTGGATATGCTTCACGTCCTGGTGGACGCTTAAGCAACAATGAGATCTGACGATAAGCAACTGCTTGCTTAGAAAGATCATCATAGACAATCAGTGAATCTTCACCGCGGTCGCGGAAGTACTCACCCATTGAACAGCCAGAGTATGGAGCCAAGTATTGCAGTGCAGCAGCTTCAGAAGCTGTAGCAACAACAACAATGGTGTTCGCCAATGCGCCGTGCTCTTCAAGCTTACGTACAACGTTAGCAATAGTAGAAGCTTTCTGCCCTACAGCTACGTATACACACTTGATACCAGTATCTTTCTGATTGATGATGGCATCGATTGCTAAAGCGGTTTTACCGATTTGGCGATCACCAATGATCAATTCACGTTGTCCACGACCGATTGGGATCATAGAATCAACGGCTTTATAACCAGTTTGAACTGGCTGAGATACTGACTTACGTTCAATAACACCTGGTGCGATTACTTCAACAGGAGAGAAACCATCGTTGTCGATAGGTCCTTTTCCGTCGATTGGCTCACCCAATGTGTTGACTACGCGGCCTAATAGACCACGGCCAACTGGGACTTCCAAAATACGACCAGTTGTTTTAACTTTGTCGCCTTCTGCCAAAGTGGCATAAGGACCCATTACTACGGCACCGACAGAATCACGTTCTAAGTTCAACGCGATTGCATAACGGTTACCAGGCAGCTCGATCATTTCACCCTGCATCACGTCGGCTAGGCCGTGGATGCGAATGATGCCGTCACTTACTGCAACGATAGTACCTTCGTTGCGAGCTTCACTAACGACTTCGAACTGCTCGATCCGCTGTTTAATCAGATCGCTGATTTCAGTGGAATTCAGTTGCATGCTCAAACTCCCAATTACGATTGCAGCGTATCAGACAGA is a genomic window of Shewanella psychrophila containing:
- a CDS encoding F0F1 ATP synthase subunit epsilon; translated protein: MAAMTVQLDIVSAESSIYSGLVAHLQVTGGEGDLGIMPGHAPLLTNIKPGMARIVKQDGKEEVFYLSGGILEVQPSSVSVLADVVMRADEIDEQAAVEAKRHAEAAMAEAGADFNYAAAAVELAQAIAQLRVVETIKKNIAR
- the atpD gene encoding F0F1 ATP synthase subunit beta, which encodes MSTGTVVQVIGAVVDVEFPQDAVPQIYDALEIKSEGLVLEVQQQIGGGVVRTIAMGSSDGLRRGLEVTNTGSPISVPVGSATLGRIMNVLGEPIDEAGAIGEEDRYVIHRDAPSYEDQSSTTELLETGIKVIDLICPFAKGGKVGLFGGAGVGKTVNMMELINNIAKAHSGLSVFAGVGERTREGNDFYYEMEDSGVLDKVAMVYGQMNEPPGNRLRVALTGLTMAEKFRDEGKDVLFFVDNIYRYTLAGTEVSALLGRMPSAVGYQPTLAEEMGVLQERITSTKTGSITSVQAVYVPADDLTDPSPATTFAHLDATVVLSRNIASMGIYPAVDPLDSTSRQLDPLVVGQEHYDIANGVQTVLQRYKELKDIIAILGMDELSDEDKTTVARARKIEKYLSQPFFVAEVFTGSPGKYVSLKDTIRGFKGILEGEFDHLPEQAFYMVGSIDEAVEKANKK
- the atpG gene encoding F0F1 ATP synthase subunit gamma, which codes for MANAKEIKTKIASVQNTQKITSAMEMVAASKMRKAQDRMAASRPYAENMRKVIGHVAQGSLEYKHPYLEVREAKRVGYIVVSTDRGLCGGLNVNLFKKVVADVKKQGAAGAEVEFCPIGARSIQFFNSFGGKVSASASGLGDAPSLKDLIGTVRVMLEAYNEGKLDRLYVVFNKFVNTMSQTPVIEQLLPLPKSEDDEKSHHWDYLYEPDPKELLDTLLVRYVESQVYQGVVENIASEQAARMVAMKAATDNAGDLITDLELVYNKARQAAITQELSEIVSGAAAV
- the atpA gene encoding F0F1 ATP synthase subunit alpha, which encodes MQLNSTEISDLIKQRIEQFEVVSEARNEGTIVAVSDGIIRIHGLADVMQGEMIELPGNRYAIALNLERDSVGAVVMGPYATLAEGDKVKTTGRILEVPVGRGLLGRVVNTLGEPIDGKGPIDNDGFSPVEVIAPGVIERKSVSQPVQTGYKAVDSMIPIGRGQRELIIGDRQIGKTALAIDAIINQKDTGIKCVYVAVGQKASTIANVVRKLEEHGALANTIVVVATASEAAALQYLAPYSGCSMGEYFRDRGEDSLIVYDDLSKQAVAYRQISLLLKRPPGREAYPGDVFYLHSRLLERASRVNAEYVEKFTKGEVKGQTGSLTALPIIETQAGDVSAFVPTNVISITDGQIFLETDLFNSGLRPAVNPGISVSRVGGAAQTKIIKKLSGGIRSALAQYRELAAFSQFASDLDDATRAQLEHGERVTELMKQKQYAPMSVADQSVSIFSAEKGYLQSVELNKIGDFEASLLSYMNSEHADLMKTINDTGDYNADIEGELKAGLDKFVETQTW